One genomic region from Streptomyces sp. Li-HN-5-11 encodes:
- a CDS encoding alpha/beta hydrolase produces the protein MADAAVSRQDVRFTSGDGECGGWLFLPPDATIDSPVPIVVLGHGLAGLKHQRLDAYAQRFAERGYAALAFDYRHFGSSTGEPRKLADVAQQLEDWRSAVVCARTLEGVDPRRVVLWGTSFAGGHVIVTAAGDPGIAAAIAQCPFSDGLTAARSMPRMTALRLMREAAKDRKAVNRGEPPVRIPVVGSPGEVAVMTSPDSVSGLRAILEASGEPFEIPEIPARFMFQVPAYRPGRRASEVKAPLLVCVCERDKVTPARKTEQLASRAARGEVKRYDAGHFDIYVGDWFERVVADQIDFLERHVPVEATAVR, from the coding sequence ATGGCTGACGCGGCGGTGTCCCGGCAGGATGTACGCTTCACGTCGGGCGACGGTGAGTGCGGCGGGTGGCTCTTCCTGCCCCCCGACGCGACGATCGATTCGCCTGTGCCGATCGTCGTGCTGGGTCACGGTCTGGCGGGGCTCAAACATCAGCGGCTCGACGCATACGCACAGCGGTTCGCTGAGCGGGGATACGCGGCCCTTGCCTTCGACTATCGTCATTTCGGCTCGAGCACCGGTGAGCCGCGGAAACTCGCCGATGTCGCACAGCAGTTGGAGGACTGGCGCAGTGCTGTGGTGTGTGCCCGGACCCTTGAGGGGGTTGATCCACGGCGGGTGGTCCTGTGGGGGACGTCGTTCGCCGGCGGGCATGTGATCGTCACGGCCGCGGGCGATCCCGGCATCGCCGCAGCGATCGCCCAGTGCCCGTTCTCCGATGGGCTGACCGCCGCGAGGTCGATGCCGAGGATGACTGCCCTGCGGCTCATGCGCGAGGCGGCCAAGGACCGGAAGGCGGTGAACCGGGGTGAACCGCCGGTGCGCATTCCGGTCGTGGGCTCTCCCGGTGAGGTGGCGGTGATGACCTCGCCGGACTCGGTGAGTGGATTGCGGGCGATTCTCGAGGCGTCGGGCGAGCCGTTCGAGATCCCTGAGATCCCCGCGCGTTTCATGTTCCAGGTGCCGGCCTATCGACCCGGTCGTCGGGCGTCCGAGGTGAAGGCGCCTCTGCTCGTCTGTGTGTGCGAGCGGGACAAGGTGACGCCGGCGCGCAAGACGGAGCAACTCGCCTCCCGTGCCGCGCGAGGAGAAGTCAAGCGTTACGACGCCGGCCATTTCGACATCTATGTGGGCGACTGGTTCGAGCGTGTCGTGGCCGATCAGATCGATTTCCTCGAACGGCACGTACCGGTCGAGGCGACCGCCGTGCGCTGA
- a CDS encoding alcohol dehydrogenase catalytic domain-containing protein — MKAWQLNSDGSFTRNEVQEPVPGPHEFLLEVKAAGLCHSDVGLIDGTIGGPAGPPRTPITLGHEIAGTVVALGPDPLSGIAIGDRVALQATGFDDSPGGSRDGGYAPLVIGRTAEASYVPIPEGLGFEHAAVATDAGTTSYNAVMNVGRVGAGKRVGIVGLGGLGAIGARIAVLAGAEVYAAEPRDAVRESAPSRLGVKAAVNDVRDLAGLGLEIIIDFAGFGSTTAGAIDVINVGGGVVQVGIGRAEATISTTALVAKMVTLVGSLGGTRTETEAVLGLIASGDLSVELDEIDFESIGDGIDRLRRGDALGRLVARINQ; from the coding sequence GTGAAAGCGTGGCAACTCAACAGCGACGGCAGTTTTACGAGGAACGAGGTTCAAGAACCCGTCCCCGGCCCGCATGAGTTTCTCCTGGAAGTCAAGGCCGCAGGCCTTTGTCACAGTGACGTGGGTCTGATCGACGGCACGATCGGCGGACCAGCCGGCCCGCCGAGAACCCCGATCACGCTTGGGCACGAGATCGCCGGGACCGTCGTGGCACTCGGTCCCGACCCACTGAGCGGGATAGCGATAGGTGATCGAGTCGCGCTTCAGGCGACGGGATTCGACGACTCACCCGGCGGTTCGCGCGACGGCGGTTACGCTCCCCTGGTAATTGGCCGCACTGCAGAAGCAAGCTATGTGCCGATCCCCGAAGGCTTGGGTTTCGAACACGCGGCGGTCGCAACGGACGCCGGCACGACTTCCTACAACGCGGTCATGAACGTCGGACGCGTCGGTGCCGGAAAGAGGGTAGGCATTGTCGGTCTCGGTGGGCTGGGTGCCATAGGCGCACGTATCGCCGTCCTTGCCGGCGCCGAAGTCTATGCGGCCGAACCCCGCGATGCCGTACGTGAATCAGCGCCTTCCCGGCTCGGCGTGAAGGCGGCGGTCAATGATGTGCGTGACCTCGCCGGCCTTGGTCTGGAGATCATCATCGATTTTGCCGGATTCGGCTCAACGACCGCCGGCGCGATCGACGTCATCAACGTGGGCGGAGGCGTCGTGCAGGTCGGGATCGGACGTGCTGAGGCTACGATCAGCACAACCGCGTTGGTGGCCAAGATGGTGACTCTGGTCGGCTCACTGGGTGGTACGAGGACGGAGACCGAGGCCGTGCTGGGACTGATCGCATCGGGTGATCTTTCAGTCGAACTCGATGAGATCGACTTCGAGAGTATCGGCGACGGCATCGACCGCCTCCGACGCGGTGACGCACTCGGCCGCCTCGTGGCTCGAATCAACCAGTAG
- a CDS encoding SDR family oxidoreductase → MTSQKYSVNGKVALITGAANGLGAAVARQMHAQGAKLVLIDIDEPKLDELATELGKDRVFTQVADVRDFTAMKAAADQGIELFGGIDIVVANAAIGSFGTLLQVDPEDFRTVVDVNLIGVFHTVRVALASVLERGGYLLLVSSLASYLPEAGMTSYTATKAAVEHLASCLRLELVHRGVGVGSMHMIGIDTPMMREGWDEHPALHAMIHSLPAPMRKLYPAEEVAAACVKGIEARKHRINSPSWVGLGRWLKPLLTTPLGEIPVRRLVAPLIIQLDKEVAELGRSLTPRYEKLRRH, encoded by the coding sequence ATGACTTCTCAGAAGTATTCCGTAAACGGAAAGGTCGCGCTGATCACCGGGGCTGCAAACGGCCTTGGCGCTGCCGTGGCCCGCCAGATGCACGCTCAGGGTGCGAAGCTGGTGCTGATCGATATCGACGAGCCCAAGCTCGACGAGTTGGCGACCGAGCTGGGCAAGGATCGCGTGTTCACGCAGGTCGCCGATGTACGCGATTTCACGGCCATGAAGGCCGCCGCCGACCAGGGCATCGAGCTGTTCGGCGGCATCGACATCGTGGTGGCCAACGCGGCCATCGGCTCCTTCGGCACACTGCTGCAGGTTGATCCGGAAGACTTCCGCACCGTTGTGGACGTGAACCTCATCGGCGTGTTCCATACCGTGCGTGTGGCGCTGGCGTCGGTCCTGGAGCGCGGCGGCTACCTCCTGCTCGTGTCGTCGTTGGCGTCCTATCTCCCCGAAGCGGGCATGACGTCGTACACGGCAACAAAAGCCGCCGTCGAGCATCTTGCCTCCTGCCTGCGGCTCGAACTCGTCCACCGCGGCGTCGGCGTGGGCTCGATGCATATGATCGGAATCGACACACCCATGATGCGCGAGGGCTGGGACGAGCATCCCGCACTGCACGCGATGATTCACTCCCTGCCGGCGCCGATGCGCAAGTTGTACCCCGCGGAAGAGGTTGCAGCGGCGTGCGTCAAGGGCATTGAGGCGCGCAAGCACCGGATCAACTCCCCCAGTTGGGTCGGACTGGGAAGGTGGCTCAAGCCGCTGCTGACGACACCGCTGGGCGAAATCCCTGTGCGCAGGCTCGTGGCACCGCTCATCATCCAGCTGGACAAGGAAGTCGCCGAGCTCGGCCGCTCCTTGACCCCACGCTACGAGAAGCTCCGAAGGCACTGA
- a CDS encoding transposase, which translates to MTDREWAEERSDRREDLLIDVGPVFGRWKLRAQACPRGLPAPLSRKIGRQLSEYAGDTTPPCQIGVTAACATGAGQALIDLELYLPREWTDDRQRCRATHVPDEVGCVVKPRLAERMVERALPDLPEGRFWLAADEVYDRDSAFRALPDQWRLPYTP; encoded by the coding sequence GTGACCGACCGGGAGTGGGCCGAGGAGCGGTCGGACCGGCGGGAGGATCTGCTCATCGACGTGGGGCCCGTCTTCGGCCGGTGGAAGCTGCGGGCGCAGGCGTGCCCCCGTGGGCTGCCGGCGCCGTTGTCGCGCAAGATCGGCCGGCAGCTGTCCGAGTACGCGGGCGATACGACGCCTCCCTGCCAGATCGGCGTGACGGCGGCCTGCGCCACCGGCGCCGGGCAGGCGCTGATCGACCTTGAGTTGTACCTGCCGCGCGAGTGGACCGACGACCGACAGCGGTGCCGGGCCACGCATGTCCCCGACGAGGTGGGCTGCGTCGTCAAGCCTCGTCTGGCGGAGCGGATGGTCGAACGGGCGCTGCCGGATCTTCCCGAAGGCCGCTTCTGGTTGGCCGCGGACGAGGTCTACGACCGCGACAGCGCCTTCCGTGCCCTACCGGACCAGTGGCGGCTGCCGTACACCCCGTGA
- a CDS encoding ester cyclase, producing MSNLEDNKALVRAFFRTVDTHDRETAFQILDADHTLELSGSDQPLDREGHWRLASFYHDAFTDMTHRPEVQIAEGDMVATFGTITGKHSGPLHGVPATGKSVSLTFVNTARIRDGKICGMFGLSDNASLQQQLGVAENVAYHESSDEPHHA from the coding sequence ATGAGCAATTTGGAAGACAACAAGGCCCTCGTTCGCGCCTTCTTCCGCACAGTGGACACTCACGACCGGGAAACGGCTTTCCAGATTCTCGACGCTGACCACACACTGGAGCTCTCGGGGAGCGACCAGCCTTTGGACCGCGAGGGCCATTGGCGGCTCGCCAGCTTCTATCACGATGCCTTCACCGACATGACCCACCGGCCCGAAGTCCAGATCGCCGAGGGCGACATGGTCGCAACCTTCGGTACCATCACCGGAAAGCACAGCGGCCCCCTGCACGGCGTGCCGGCGACCGGTAAGTCCGTCAGTCTCACGTTCGTGAACACCGCACGCATTCGCGATGGAAAGATCTGCGGGATGTTCGGCTTGTCCGACAACGCTTCGCTCCAGCAACAGTTGGGCGTCGCAGAGAATGTCGCCTACCACGAGAGTTCCGACGAACCTCACCACGCATGA
- a CDS encoding helix-turn-helix domain-containing protein translates to MFPTALGGDSEELIRSVSKAVLADPAILAPVHEAVVGAADGRFASNPSIVEAIGEATKDNALHWMRSMYEQPRLWVVPNLSSQVVGIGREGFRWGAENTLRTAYRAGEQAMWSLWMKLAFSQCDDPEILLPALDHASRSLARWVEDTAGALVDLLERERTALSGDAQVRRLELVNQLLGGAAVPMDDLDEALSYPLSASHLSVIISAPPRLADRARLVQAASVVCRLTEAAHHLLVHASTSSLWLWTTPRVPMTPDDLETATAHHPDVRFVVGPLDVGVDGFRRSHHRALEAQRLVRDHGAQRIVFYEDVAVVLLLAAEGPRLREFVHTTLGPLASGPAELRDTLRVFIRERYNASQTARLLFTHRNTVLQRIRRAEQLLPTTLDRHGANVGLALDAMHWLNVPLD, encoded by the coding sequence GTGTTTCCCACCGCACTCGGAGGCGATTCCGAGGAACTCATCCGCAGCGTTTCAAAGGCGGTACTCGCTGATCCGGCCATTCTCGCGCCGGTTCACGAGGCGGTCGTGGGCGCGGCGGACGGCCGGTTCGCGTCCAATCCCTCCATCGTCGAAGCGATCGGCGAGGCGACCAAGGACAACGCGCTCCACTGGATGCGGTCGATGTACGAGCAGCCACGGCTGTGGGTCGTACCCAACTTGAGCAGTCAAGTCGTCGGCATCGGGCGAGAAGGGTTCCGCTGGGGTGCGGAGAACACTCTTCGCACGGCGTATCGCGCCGGCGAGCAGGCGATGTGGTCCCTCTGGATGAAGCTGGCCTTCTCGCAGTGTGACGACCCCGAGATCCTGCTGCCGGCCCTCGATCATGCTTCCCGTTCGCTCGCCCGCTGGGTCGAGGACACGGCCGGCGCCCTGGTGGATCTTCTGGAGAGGGAACGCACGGCTTTGTCGGGTGATGCACAGGTCCGGCGGCTGGAACTGGTCAATCAGCTACTCGGCGGCGCTGCGGTGCCGATGGACGACCTGGACGAGGCCCTCTCGTACCCGCTGTCGGCGTCCCACCTGAGCGTCATCATCTCGGCGCCACCACGGCTCGCGGACCGGGCGCGTCTGGTGCAGGCCGCGAGCGTGGTCTGCCGGCTCACGGAAGCGGCGCATCACCTTCTCGTCCACGCGAGCACGTCGTCCTTGTGGCTGTGGACCACGCCACGCGTACCCATGACTCCGGACGACCTCGAGACCGCCACCGCGCATCACCCCGACGTGAGGTTCGTTGTCGGCCCGCTGGACGTGGGGGTGGACGGGTTCAGACGCAGCCACCACCGTGCCCTGGAAGCCCAGCGCCTGGTCCGCGACCACGGTGCGCAGAGGATCGTCTTCTACGAGGATGTCGCCGTCGTGCTTCTTCTGGCCGCAGAGGGGCCCCGGCTCCGGGAATTCGTCCACACGACTCTCGGTCCTCTGGCGTCCGGCCCTGCGGAACTGCGGGACACCCTGCGGGTGTTCATCCGCGAGCGCTACAACGCGTCCCAAACGGCCCGGCTGCTGTTCACGCACCGAAACACCGTCCTGCAGCGTATTCGCCGCGCCGAACAGCTCCTCCCCACGACGCTGGATCGGCACGGCGCCAACGTGGGTCTGGCGCTGGACGCGATGCACTGGCTGAACGTGCCGCTCGACTGA
- a CDS encoding amidohydrolase family protein, with protein sequence MADVYYSGLTPPMGALLRAGGYGWHYETSLHALRLIVAGVFDRLPGLKIILGHLGEGLPFHRERIQEGLSVFTPQTKRPAQPVDVYFRNNIWVTTSGYFFDSPFQLTRESFGDDRIMFSVDYPYADNKRATDWLQHLDLPAQVREQIAHGTADALLRLPR encoded by the coding sequence GTGGCCGACGTCTACTACTCGGGGCTGACTCCCCCGATGGGGGCTCTGCTCAGGGCCGGAGGCTACGGCTGGCACTACGAGACGTCGCTCCACGCGCTGCGTCTGATCGTGGCGGGTGTCTTCGACCGACTGCCCGGGCTGAAGATCATCCTTGGCCATCTCGGCGAGGGTCTCCCCTTCCACCGCGAACGGATCCAGGAAGGGCTGTCGGTGTTCACGCCGCAAACCAAACGACCCGCCCAACCGGTCGACGTGTACTTCCGGAACAACATCTGGGTCACGACCAGCGGATACTTCTTCGACAGCCCGTTCCAGCTCACCCGAGAATCCTTCGGCGACGACCGGATCATGTTCTCCGTCGACTATCCCTACGCCGACAACAAGCGCGCCACCGACTGGCTCCAGCACCTGGACCTGCCCGCCCAGGTCCGGGAACAGATCGCCCACGGCACCGCCGACGCGCTCCTCCGCCTGCCACGGTAG
- a CDS encoding amidohydrolase family protein: MPVGSPEAAAAELERAVAQLGCVGAMINGMVAGRFLDHPDFRPILETAARLDVPLYLHPGLPRNRWPTSTTRG; the protein is encoded by the coding sequence CTGCCGGTCGGCAGCCCTGAAGCGGCAGCCGCCGAACTCGAACGCGCCGTCGCCCAGTTGGGCTGCGTCGGCGCGATGATCAACGGCATGGTCGCAGGACGGTTCCTCGACCACCCCGACTTCCGTCCGATCCTGGAGACCGCGGCACGCCTCGACGTCCCCCTCTATTTGCACCCCGGCCTGCCCCGCAACAGGTGGCCGACGTCTACTACTCGGGGCTGA
- a CDS encoding MarR family winged helix-turn-helix transcriptional regulator: MSPSPPGNEPLIRLLWQAHNWFRTAMAAALDAQHGTVMVSPAHMTLLSQLPSEGTTIAELARRLGVSSPTAHQWVHELAGLDFLTVEAHPSTARAKLVRPTETGRRRRAQALQALAGLEAALAERIGADAVAALRAALESPWGPPESAVGIIPESVLHQHPPGDPPFPG, from the coding sequence ATGTCTCCCTCCCCGCCGGGAAACGAGCCCCTGATCCGCCTCCTGTGGCAAGCGCACAACTGGTTCCGCACCGCCATGGCCGCCGCCCTCGATGCGCAGCACGGCACGGTCATGGTCAGCCCGGCCCACATGACGCTGCTCAGTCAGCTCCCGTCGGAGGGCACGACCATCGCCGAGCTCGCCCGCCGCCTGGGGGTCAGCTCGCCGACCGCGCACCAGTGGGTCCACGAGCTGGCCGGACTCGACTTCCTGACCGTCGAGGCGCATCCCTCCACCGCCCGGGCCAAACTCGTCCGCCCCACCGAGACCGGCCGCCGACGCCGCGCCCAGGCGCTGCAGGCATTGGCCGGACTCGAAGCCGCGCTCGCCGAACGCATCGGCGCCGACGCCGTCGCCGCCCTCCGCGCCGCGCTGGAATCACCCTGGGGGCCGCCCGAGTCGGCAGTCGGCATCATCCCCGAATCCGTACTCCACCAGCATCCACCGGGCGATCCGCCCTTCCCCGGCTGA
- a CDS encoding TetR family transcriptional regulator: protein MEDTGRQIVEALASRPDDERPWQALRRAFDVVVQMNDAAPEQALRFLRMLQGTPSPRARHVEKQLGRQEMLAPEIARRLGVDSGRPEDTRPSAPAAAASACVDVAAIAWPTTEGTVPLAVLLDHAMDALGE, encoded by the coding sequence GTGGAGGACACCGGCCGCCAGATCGTGGAGGCGCTCGCCTCCCGCCCTGACGACGAGCGGCCCTGGCAGGCGCTGCGCCGGGCGTTCGACGTCGTTGTCCAGATGAACGACGCAGCCCCCGAGCAGGCGCTCCGCTTTCTGCGCATGCTCCAGGGAACGCCGTCACCGCGCGCCCGGCACGTCGAAAAGCAGCTGGGCCGACAGGAGATGCTGGCGCCGGAGATCGCCCGGCGCCTGGGGGTCGATTCCGGCCGGCCCGAGGACACCAGGCCGAGCGCGCCGGCCGCGGCCGCGAGCGCCTGTGTGGATGTGGCCGCCATCGCGTGGCCGACCACTGAGGGCACTGTCCCTCTGGCCGTACTGCTCGACCATGCGATGGACGCACTGGGAGAGTAG
- a CDS encoding 2Fe-2S iron-sulfur cluster-binding protein: MSTESLESSDSPPAGSASAPSRRTFIATTAVGGAVVASGLVMGPSVFGAEPAEAAEASPSSRVSLTVNGKRHTVTVDNRTSLLELLREHLDLTGSKKGCNAGACGACTVLVDGRRVNSCLTLAVRLEGAEVTTIEGLAKGDRLHPVQQAFVDQDAFQCGYCTPGQIMSGVGCIQEGHTHSEDEIREWMSGNICRCGCYVKIVRAVEQAAGRK; the protein is encoded by the coding sequence ATGTCCACCGAATCTCTCGAGTCATCTGATTCTCCCCCCGCGGGATCCGCATCCGCGCCTTCCCGGCGGACGTTCATCGCGACCACCGCTGTCGGCGGTGCCGTTGTGGCGAGCGGTCTGGTCATGGGACCGTCAGTGTTCGGTGCCGAGCCCGCCGAAGCCGCCGAGGCTTCACCCAGCAGCCGTGTCTCCCTGACGGTGAACGGCAAGAGGCACACGGTCACCGTCGACAACCGGACATCGCTGCTGGAACTGCTGCGTGAGCACCTGGACCTGACCGGCTCGAAGAAGGGCTGCAACGCCGGTGCCTGCGGCGCCTGCACCGTCCTGGTCGACGGCCGCCGGGTCAACTCCTGCCTGACACTGGCGGTACGGCTGGAGGGCGCCGAGGTCACCACGATCGAGGGCCTGGCGAAGGGCGACCGACTGCACCCGGTGCAACAGGCGTTCGTCGACCAGGACGCGTTCCAGTGCGGCTACTGCACCCCTGGCCAGATCATGTCCGGCGTCGGCTGCATCCAGGAGGGCCACACCCACTCCGAGGACGAGATCCGGGAGTGGATGAGCGGCAACATCTGCCGCTGCGGCTGCTACGTCAAGATCGTGCGCGCGGTCGAGCAGGCCGCGGGCCGGAAGTGA
- a CDS encoding xanthine dehydrogenase family protein subunit M has protein sequence MHPFTYTRVSDTREALDAGRSGGRYIAGGTTLVDLMRETVERPGTLVDISFLPLREVTVTRRGGLRIGALVRMAEAAAHPKVRALHPVVSEALELSASAQLRNMATVGGNIMQRTRCTYFRDVTAACNKREPGSGCAALHGFNRTHAILGTSDHCVATHPSDVAVAFAALEAGVHLLGPDGERTVPFADFLLEPGSTPQREQAIRHGELITAVEIPAHPRPLKSGYLKVRDRQSYEFALTSAAVALHIRGGVIREAKVAAGGVGTVPWKLPAVERALIGERPSASLWAEAAGHAAEGARALTHNRFKTELLKRTVERQLRIVGGGK, from the coding sequence ATGCATCCCTTCACCTACACCCGCGTCTCCGACACGCGTGAGGCACTCGACGCCGGTCGGAGCGGCGGCCGTTACATCGCCGGCGGCACCACCCTCGTCGACCTGATGCGCGAGACCGTCGAACGTCCCGGAACACTGGTCGACATCAGCTTCCTGCCGCTGCGCGAGGTCACCGTGACCCGGCGCGGGGGCCTGCGCATCGGCGCGCTGGTACGAATGGCCGAGGCCGCCGCCCACCCCAAGGTGCGCGCCCTCCACCCCGTCGTCTCCGAGGCGCTGGAGCTGAGCGCGTCCGCGCAACTGCGCAACATGGCCACCGTCGGCGGCAACATCATGCAGCGCACCCGGTGCACGTACTTCCGTGACGTGACCGCGGCCTGCAACAAGCGCGAGCCGGGCTCGGGCTGCGCGGCCCTGCACGGCTTCAACCGCACGCACGCGATCCTGGGCACCTCGGACCACTGCGTGGCCACCCACCCCTCCGACGTGGCCGTGGCGTTCGCGGCACTGGAGGCGGGCGTGCACCTGCTGGGCCCGGACGGGGAACGCACCGTGCCGTTCGCCGACTTCCTGCTCGAGCCGGGCAGCACTCCCCAGCGCGAACAGGCCATTCGTCACGGCGAGTTGATCACCGCCGTGGAGATTCCGGCCCATCCGCGTCCGCTGAAGTCGGGCTATCTGAAGGTGCGCGACCGGCAGTCGTATGAGTTCGCGCTCACGTCGGCGGCCGTCGCCCTGCACATCCGCGGCGGGGTGATCCGCGAGGCGAAGGTGGCCGCCGGCGGCGTGGGTACCGTGCCCTGGAAGCTGCCCGCCGTCGAGCGAGCCCTCATCGGGGAGCGGCCGTCCGCCTCCCTGTGGGCCGAGGCAGCAGGGCACGCCGCCGAAGGGGCCCGCGCCCTCACCCACAACCGCTTCAAGACCGAGTTGCTGAAGCGCACGGTCGAACGCCAGCTGCGCATCGTAGGAGGTGGCAAGTGA
- a CDS encoding xanthine dehydrogenase family protein molybdopterin-binding subunit has translation MSPQPQAAVGAPLSRVEGRLKVTGQAKYAVEHDLPGVVHAVVVDSGVAHGRITRLDTRAAEAQPGVLKVISHRNAPKLPYRDNPMGINFPGRKLHVFQDDRILFFGQPVAVVVATTLEAAQHAASLVEVAYDAVKPSTDLAAGGQGTEIQTYARGDADSALDSAPVRLERTYRLARNHHNPMEPHATTARWDGDKLTLWDKTQWVMGTQYEAASVFGIPPESVRVISPFVGGAFGSALRTWPHVTIAALAARQVGRPVRLALSRRQMYFGTGFRPAYEYTLRLGADRRGRLTAMVHEPRLETSNHETFWEATLPLGQMLYAVPHVRQSLRAVPLDVNTPLWMRGPGYSSASFVIESAMDELAHELGMDPIELRLRNEPGEDPSTQQPFSTRRLRECFLVGAREFGWDRRNPRPRSRRDGDWLIGTGMATGCYDTARSAAQAHARLDADGSAVVQSATHDSGPGTYTSMTQLAADALGLAVRHVAFRLGDSTMPPAPMQGSSQTMASVGSAVQDTCDKLRQKAVKLAVEDERSPLHGVDADDVVVQGGRLYAKGDPMRGETYRQLLARNDLTHLEAGGSWTPEEQSRYSMYGYSAVFAEVAVDATLGLVRVRRMLSVLDAGRIISPKLADSQALGGMVGGIGMALLEHTVTDHRDGRIVNANLADYLVPVNADIPDLKAIYLEGDDRKADPIGVKGLGELVKVGVAPAIANAVFHATGRRVHHLPITAEALL, from the coding sequence GTGAGCCCCCAGCCGCAGGCCGCCGTCGGAGCGCCGCTCTCCCGCGTGGAAGGCCGTCTGAAAGTCACCGGCCAGGCGAAGTACGCCGTCGAGCACGACCTCCCCGGAGTCGTCCACGCCGTCGTCGTCGACAGCGGTGTCGCGCACGGCCGTATCACGCGTCTCGACACCCGCGCCGCCGAGGCCCAGCCCGGCGTCCTGAAGGTGATCAGCCATCGCAACGCGCCGAAGCTGCCGTACCGCGACAACCCGATGGGCATCAACTTCCCGGGCCGCAAGCTGCACGTCTTCCAGGACGACCGGATCCTGTTCTTCGGCCAGCCGGTCGCGGTCGTGGTGGCCACCACACTGGAGGCCGCGCAGCACGCCGCGAGCCTGGTCGAGGTCGCCTACGACGCCGTGAAACCCTCGACCGATCTGGCCGCCGGCGGCCAGGGCACCGAGATCCAGACCTACGCGCGGGGCGACGCGGACAGCGCGCTGGACTCCGCGCCGGTCCGGCTGGAGCGGACCTACCGGCTCGCCCGCAACCACCACAATCCGATGGAGCCGCACGCCACCACCGCCCGCTGGGACGGCGACAAGCTCACCCTGTGGGACAAGACCCAGTGGGTGATGGGCACCCAGTACGAGGCCGCGTCCGTGTTCGGCATCCCGCCGGAGTCGGTGCGCGTCATCTCACCGTTCGTCGGCGGCGCGTTCGGCAGCGCCCTGCGGACCTGGCCGCACGTGACCATCGCGGCTCTCGCGGCACGCCAGGTCGGGCGCCCGGTGCGACTCGCGCTGAGCCGCAGGCAGATGTACTTCGGTACCGGGTTCCGGCCCGCGTACGAGTACACGCTGCGCCTGGGCGCCGACCGGCGCGGGCGGCTCACGGCGATGGTCCACGAGCCAAGGCTGGAGACCTCCAACCACGAGACGTTCTGGGAAGCCACCCTGCCACTGGGCCAGATGCTCTACGCCGTGCCCCACGTCCGCCAGTCGCTGCGGGCCGTGCCGCTGGATGTGAACACCCCGCTGTGGATGCGCGGCCCCGGCTACAGCAGCGCCTCCTTCGTCATCGAGTCCGCGATGGACGAACTCGCCCACGAACTGGGCATGGACCCGATCGAGCTGCGGCTGCGCAACGAACCGGGCGAGGACCCCTCGACGCAGCAGCCCTTCTCGACCCGGCGGCTGCGCGAGTGTTTCCTGGTCGGCGCCCGCGAGTTCGGCTGGGACCGGCGCAACCCCAGACCGCGCTCCAGGCGCGACGGCGACTGGCTGATCGGCACCGGCATGGCCACCGGCTGCTACGACACGGCGCGCAGCGCGGCCCAGGCCCATGCCCGGCTCGATGCCGACGGCAGCGCGGTGGTCCAGTCCGCGACCCACGACTCGGGTCCGGGCACGTACACGTCCATGACGCAGCTCGCGGCCGACGCCCTCGGCCTGGCCGTGCGCCACGTCGCCTTCCGGCTCGGCGACTCCACTATGCCGCCGGCTCCGATGCAGGGCAGCTCGCAGACCATGGCCAGCGTCGGTTCCGCCGTCCAGGACACCTGCGACAAGCTGCGGCAGAAGGCCGTCAAACTCGCCGTAGAGGACGAGCGTTCACCGCTGCACGGCGTCGACGCCGACGACGTCGTGGTCCAGGGCGGCCGGCTGTACGCGAAGGGCGACCCCATGCGCGGGGAGACCTACCGGCAGCTCCTGGCCCGTAACGACCTCACCCACCTGGAGGCGGGCGGGTCCTGGACCCCGGAGGAGCAGAGCCGGTACTCGATGTACGGCTACAGCGCGGTGTTCGCCGAGGTCGCCGTCGACGCGACGCTGGGCCTGGTCAGGGTGCGGCGGATGCTCAGCGTCCTCGACGCGGGCCGCATCATCAGCCCGAAGCTCGCCGACAGTCAGGCCCTCGGCGGCATGGTCGGCGGCATCGGCATGGCCCTGCTGGAGCACACCGTCACCGACCACCGCGACGGCCGGATCGTCAACGCCAACCTCGCCGACTACCTCGTCCCCGTCAACGCCGACATCCCCGACCTCAAGGCCATCTACCTGGAAGGGGACGACCGCAAAGCCGACCCCATCGGCGTCAAGGGTCTCGGCGAGCTCGTGAAGGTCGGCGTGGCACCCGCCATCGCCAACGCGGTCTTCCACGCCACCGGGCGCCGCGTCCACCACCTGCCCATCACCGCGGAAGCCCTGCTCTGA